The following proteins are encoded in a genomic region of Lactiplantibacillus plantarum:
- a CDS encoding lysophospholipid acyltransferase family protein, translating to MFYSFMRGLVRLIITIINGRPHYQGRENLPEGAYILVGPHRTWFDPLYYALAGSPMKFSFMAKEELFKNPVLRFILVHANAFPVNRQHPGPSAIKTPVKFLRSGKLSLIMFPSGTRHSQELKGGATVIAKMAGVPLVPTVYQGPLTFKQLFSRQRVTVRFGKPIDIDRKLKLDDAGQKQIETKMLHAFDDLDRQIDPTFKYVDPATTRQKH from the coding sequence ATGTTTTATTCTTTTATGCGCGGACTAGTCCGACTAATCATCACCATTATTAACGGTCGGCCGCACTATCAAGGACGGGAAAACTTGCCTGAGGGCGCCTACATCTTAGTTGGACCGCACCGGACGTGGTTTGATCCGTTGTACTATGCGTTGGCCGGCAGCCCAATGAAATTTAGCTTTATGGCCAAGGAAGAACTATTTAAGAATCCCGTCTTGCGGTTCATTCTCGTCCATGCGAACGCTTTTCCTGTCAATCGGCAACATCCAGGACCTTCAGCAATCAAGACCCCCGTCAAATTTTTGCGCAGCGGTAAGCTTTCATTAATCATGTTTCCATCGGGAACGCGCCACTCACAAGAACTTAAAGGCGGTGCAACCGTCATCGCTAAGATGGCCGGTGTTCCACTAGTCCCAACCGTTTACCAAGGTCCATTGACCTTCAAACAACTTTTTAGTCGTCAGCGGGTCACCGTCCGTTTTGGTAAACCGATTGATATTGATCGTAAGCTGAAACTAGATGATGCTGGTCAAAAACAAATTGAAACTAAAATGTTGCACGCTTTTGACGACTTGGATCGTCAAATCGACCCAACGTTCAAATACGTTGATCCTGCTACAACCCGTCAGAAACATTAA
- a CDS encoding YneF family protein, which translates to MTVSTGIWILIVVIGVLVGLTGGFFGARHYMQNYLKQNPPISEEMLRSMMMQMGQRPSEKKLHQMLNSMKAASKNDNK; encoded by the coding sequence ATGACTGTGTCTACAGGAATTTGGATTTTAATCGTCGTTATCGGCGTATTGGTTGGGTTAACTGGTGGTTTCTTCGGTGCCCGGCACTATATGCAAAATTACTTGAAGCAAAATCCACCAATTAGTGAAGAAATGCTTCGTAGTATGATGATGCAAATGGGTCAACGCCCATCCGAAAAGAAGTTACATCAGATGTTGAATTCGATGAAAGCTGCATCTAAAAACGATAACAAGTAG
- a CDS encoding DNA alkylation repair protein, which produces MGATSRYRASIRLERGRIANLQTAILTNRGDDDFFIQKAIGWALRDYGKVNSEWGRAFVANNVLSSLARREGCKYL; this is translated from the coding sequence ATAGGTGCGACGAGTAGGTATCGCGCTTCGATTAGGCTTGAAAGAGGACGAATTGCCAATTTACAAACGGCGATACTAACGAATCGGGGTGATGATGACTTTTTTATTCAGAAGGCAATCGGTTGGGCATTGCGGGATTATGGCAAAGTGAATTCGGAATGGGGGCGTGCTTTTGTCGCAAATAACGTGCTCTCGTCCCTGGCACGGCGGGAAGGGTGTAAATATTTGTGA
- the lexA gene encoding transcriptional repressor LexA: MSKTSESKQMAVLRFIYERVNEKGYPPTVREIGEAVDLSSTSTVHGHISRLEKKGYIQKDPTKPRAIEVTPAGFEALGVETTPHQIPVLGTVTAGQPILAVQEATDYFPIPKELESFGGDLFMLTIRGESMINIGIMNGDQVIVRRQSSADNGDIIIAMTDENEATCKRFFKEADHYRLQPENDTMAPIILNNVSVLGKVVGLYRDMLFQ; the protein is encoded by the coding sequence ATGAGTAAAACATCGGAAAGCAAACAAATGGCCGTTCTTCGCTTTATTTATGAACGTGTCAATGAAAAAGGATACCCGCCAACCGTTCGTGAGATTGGTGAAGCCGTTGACTTATCTTCGACTTCGACCGTTCACGGCCACATTTCACGGCTAGAAAAAAAAGGTTACATCCAAAAAGACCCAACTAAGCCACGTGCCATTGAGGTAACGCCAGCCGGTTTCGAAGCACTGGGCGTCGAAACTACGCCACATCAAATTCCGGTACTTGGAACGGTAACCGCCGGCCAACCAATTCTTGCCGTACAGGAAGCGACGGATTATTTTCCAATTCCTAAGGAACTTGAATCATTCGGTGGCGACCTTTTCATGCTCACCATCCGTGGCGAAAGTATGATCAATATCGGTATCATGAATGGTGATCAAGTCATTGTTCGGCGTCAAAGTTCCGCTGACAATGGTGATATCATCATTGCCATGACCGATGAAAATGAAGCGACTTGCAAGCGATTCTTCAAAGAGGCCGATCACTACCGACTACAACCTGAGAACGACACGATGGCCCCAATTATCTTGAACAACGTCTCTGTATTAGGCAAAGTTGTCGGTTTATATCGCGACATGCTGTTTCAGTAA
- a CDS encoding DUF896 domain-containing protein, with protein sequence MISKELLARINELAHKAKAEGLTELEEAERQELRQKYLKEFRAGFRQQVEMLQVYDKDGKEVTPEKVRQVQRDRGLRDD encoded by the coding sequence TTGATTTCAAAAGAATTGCTTGCTCGGATCAATGAGTTAGCTCATAAGGCGAAAGCCGAGGGGCTCACCGAGCTAGAAGAAGCCGAACGTCAAGAGTTGCGGCAAAAATACTTGAAGGAATTTCGCGCCGGTTTTCGGCAACAAGTTGAAATGCTTCAGGTTTATGATAAAGATGGTAAAGAGGTTACGCCAGAAAAGGTCCGTCAAGTGCAACGCGATCGCGGTCTTCGAGATGATTAA